The Argentina anserina chromosome 3, drPotAnse1.1, whole genome shotgun sequence genome includes a region encoding these proteins:
- the LOC126787624 gene encoding patatin-like protein 7, with translation MAAAAAALSTSSLFNIDSDSVDVDKLSHEIFSILENKFLFGYDTTTATTPLHHMKSSKHVTGKVRILTIDGSGATDGILAARSLVHLESCIRRKSGDCNAAVSDYFDVVSGSGPGGILAALLFTKAADGSGRPVFTAQEALNFLLENRSKIFKSSSQAGIFRRVFRPVKAEKERERLFRKTFGDQLTLKDTLKAVLIPCYDMSSRAPFLFSRADAVEMDGYDFQMKDVCTATCAHPAAVGAVDVKSVDGRTKIMAVDGGIAMNNPTAAAITHVLNNKQEFPFCSGVEDLLVVSLGNGESEFGNLSPSGCLRIAGEGASDLVDQAVSMAFGDSRTSNYVRVQATGNIAKSAARMDHSNNSNKNNTNRDILALTDEMLAQRNVESTLFEGKKIVESTNLKKLELFAGEVIKEEERRKTSILPTVALKQTSGSPARTSSATTLSSLSSSC, from the exons ATGgcggcagcagcagcagcattaTCCACATCTTCACTGTTCAACATCGACTCCGACTCCGTCGACGTCGACAAGCTCAGCCACGAGATCTTCTCCATTCTCGAGAACAAGTTTCTCTTCGGCTACGACACTACCACTGCCACCACTCCTCTTCATCACATGAAATCTAGCAAGCACGTCACCGGCAAGGTCAGAATCTTGACAATCGACGGTTCTGGAGCCACCGACGGTATTTTGGCCGCCAGGTCTCTTGTCCACCTCGAGTCCTGTATCCGCCGCAAGTCCGGCGACTGCAACGCCGCTGTTTCTGACTACTTTGATGTTGTTTCTGGCTCTGGCCCTGGCGGCATTCTTGCGGCTCTACTGTTTACTAAAGCAGCAGATGGATCTGGCCGGCCGGTGTTCACTGCTCAGGAAGCACTGAACTTCCTCTTAGAAAACCGAAGTAAGATTTTCAAGTCATCATCCCAGGCGGGTATATTCCGGCGAGTTTTCCGGCCGGTGAAGGcggagaaggagagagagaggctctTCCGCAAGACGTTCGGCGATCAGCTTACTCTGAAGGACACCCTTAAGGCGGTGTTAATTCCCTGCTACGACATGTCATCCCGCGCGCCGTTTCTGTTTTCGCGCGCCGACGCGGTGGAAATGGACGGCTACGACTTCCAAATGAAGGACGTGTGCACCGCCACGTGCGCGCATCCCGCCGCAGTGGGCGCCGTAGATGTCAAGTCAGTCGACGGGAGGACGAAGATCATGGCCGTCGACGGCGGAATTGCCATGAACAACCCTACGGCCGCGGCTATTACGCACGTGTTGAATAACAAGCAAGAGTTTCCGTTCTGTTCTGGAGTGGAGGATCTCTTGGTGGTGTCACTCGGAAATGGAGAGTCGGAGTTCGGAAACTTGTCGCCTTCTGGCTGCCTAAGAATCGCCGGAGAAGGAGCTTCCGACTTG GTTGATCAAGCTGTTTCAATGGCATTTGGGGATTCCCGGACCAGCAATTATGTTCGCGTGCAAGCCACCGGCAACATAGCCAAAAGCGCTGCGCGTATGGACCACTCTAACAACAGCAACAAGAACAACACCAACAGAGACATATTGGCTTTGACAGATGAAATGTTGGCACAGAGGAACGTCGAGTCGACTTTATTCGAGGGGAAGAAAATTGTGGAGAGCACGAACTTGAAGAAGTTGGAGTTGTTCGCCGGAGAGGTGatcaaggaagaagagaggagaaagaCGAGCATTTTGCCGACGGTAGCTTTGAAGCAGACGTCAGGATCGCCAGCCAGAACTTCGTCTGCTACTACCCTATCGAGTTTGTCGTCGTCGTGTTGA